ACCACATCAAGAATGTCCGGATCACGTGGACAGAAAATCTGAGCCTGGAAGGTCGCGCGGGTTATTTTGACCAGTACGGCATCATCCGCGACGTCATGCAGAACCATCTGCTCCAGATGCTCTCCCTCGTGGCCATGGAGCAGCCCGTGGCGCTGAATTCCACCTATGTGCGCGACGAGAAGGTCAAAGCGCTCCGCGCGGTGAAGCCCCTTACCCTCGACGATCTGGTGGTGGCCCAGTATACGGCGGGCGTTTCGGGCGGCAGGCAGCATTTCGGCTATCTGGAGGAGAAGGGCACCCCGCCGGACTCCATCACCCCGACCTATGCGGCGGCGGTGCTTCAGGTGAACAGCCGCCGCTGGGCCGGCGTCCCCTTCCTGCTTCGCGCGGGCAAAGGCCTGGACGATTCCAAGACCGAGATCCGGATTCGATTCCGCAGCATGCCGGGCAACATCTTTGCTGACGCCGCCAAGGGACTTCCGAACAACGAACTGGTGATTACCGTGCAACCCGATGCGGGCCTGACCCTGCGCATTGTGAACCGCGTGCCCGGTCTGGGTATCCGGCTGGACGAAACCAAGCTGGACCTGCGCTATGCCTCCGCATTCGAGGGCACGATTCCCGACGCCTACGAGTCTTTGATTCTCGATGTGATCCAGGGGGACAAGAGTCTCTTCATCCGCGCCGATGAGCTGGAGGCCGCCTGGGACATATTCACGCCCGTTCTGCACGAGTTGGAGGCGAAGCGGGTCAAGCCGGAGACCTATCCCTTCGGCAGCCATGGCCCGGAAGCGGCCAACGCCCTCGCGGCGCGGTTCAACGCCAGTTGGTAATGGACGGCACTTGGTCGAATGAATGAAGCTCCCGCTTGGGCGAGACCAGCGGGACCGATTGACAGGATATGAAATGACGATTGCAGTACGAGATTTCGATTCCAAGGCGGACCTCTTGACGGCCATGGAGGCCCTCATGCGTGAAACGCTGACGCGGACTTCGGACACGCGCTTCGCCCTTATGATCTCCGGCGGTAACACACCGCTGCCGGTCTATGCCGCGATAGCCGCCGCGCCCGTTCTCGCCAGTCCCAACGCCTGCATCATGTTCGCGGACGATCGGCACGTTCCCGTGGATTCTCCCGAAAACAACTATGGCAACGCCAGGGCCATGATCGACGCGCTGGCCTTGAAGCCCGGCAACACGCTCCGGATTTACCCCGAATTCAGCCTGGAAGAGTCCGCCGATCGCTATGACATCGATCTGCGCACCTTCCTGAAATCCGGCGGCACGATTCCCGTGGCCCTGCTGGGCCTGGGCGCCGATGGGCACACGTGCTCGCTCTTCAACGACGACGACCTCGAGCGTTGCGAGGGACGCCTGGCGGCCCCCGCCTACAAGTCCACCCCGCCCGATCGCGTTACGGTCAGCCCCGAATTGCTGTCCCGTTGCGGGCGAGTCATTTTCGTGGCCGCCGGCGAGGACAAGCGCGCCATGATCCAGGCCCTCGTGGAAAAGCCCCTCACGATCACGGCGGGGAAAGCGGTGGCCGGATGCAATTCCGTGGAAATCTGGCGGGCTTGAGTCCCGCCACCGGTATGCCGATGTAATGTATTGATTGGACCAGCAGCATGGCACACTCTTTCAGAATAAGACTGGACAAGGTCCTCCGGGGACTGCTGGTCGTGTGTGCGATGGGACTCGCCGGGGTCGCGCACGCCGACCTGCTGGTGACCGCCAGTGGCGAGTCACTCTCCGGCGAGCTGACCCGGGTCAAGGATGGGATCCTTGTATTCCGGACCTCCCTCAAAGGCCAGATGATGCTGCCCATGTCCGAGGTTAAGTCGCTGGCCACGGAAAGCGTCTGGGTCGTCACGGAAACGGGCGGCGCGGTCCACATAGGCCGATTCGTTGCCGAAGGCGTCGAGGAGTCCGCTGGTGAAGGCGCGGCCCCCCGGATCTCCAATTTCCCCCTCACGGCGGTGGATTCCGCCCGACCCGCGCCCCGGCAGGGCTCCGGGACCGAGCCCGCGGACACCGGGTGGTCCGGCGAGGTCGGCGGGGGTGTCCGGGCTTTTGAAGGTACGCGCGACGGCGTGGCCCCCCAATTGCGGCTTGGCCTCAAGAATCGCGGCGATCAAATCAATACTTCCCTCCAGCTTAACTTCGACGCGGACGGAGAGGACACCCTGCCATCCTATTTCAAAGGCAGTTTTGACATCACCGAGTCGACGGAGGAGTCCTGGGCGCCTTTCGTACAGGCTCTCGTGGAACGCAATACGAATGAGGCCCTGCAGATCAGAACCGGTCTCACCGTGGGGATGCGCTACCGCTTTGACGCGTCCAGTGGAGCGGCCCTGGAAGGGCTGGCGGGAATCGGTGTCGGCTACGGTGAATGGGGCGGCAAATATCTGGACCGATCACGGCCCATCAAGTCCGTCGGCGACCGGGACCAGTCTGAGCTGAACGTGACGTTGGGGCTCCGCTATTCCCGATCAATCTGGGGCGGCGCGGAATGGAGCAGCGGTGTATTCCTTCAGCCAAGCCTTACCGATGCGGACGACTTTCGCGCCGGGGCGGCCTCCTCGGTGGTGTATCCCGTCACCAATCGCCTGCACCTGCGCCTCGAGATGCTGATGAACTACGACCATCAACCCGAACTTTCGGCGTTGGACCAGATGGACACCAGCGTGGGGGCGAGCATAGAATTGAATTTTTGAGGCGCGGTGGCTTCGGAACCCGCGCGCCGACGAATACAATCGAGCGGGCGTTGGGCCGGGCGGGTTCCGCCGGAACATACCCCTTGACGAAAAACCCATCGGGACACAGGCATCATCGCTATGAATTCTAAGAGAGCACTTGCGGGTCGTGGGGCGGAGATTGCAGTGGGGGCGACCTACCTGCTCGCCGCCGGACTCAAAGCCTGGGATTTCAACCGTTTCATTGGGCAGATTCTCGCCTATCAGATTTTCAGTTCGACGGAGGCCTTGACCGTTGTCGCCTTTACGACGCTGACGCTGGAGACTTTTCTCGGGCTTTCCATGGTGCTGGGCAGCCCCTGGCGTCGGCAGGTCCTGACGGCGAGCGCGGCCATGCTGCTCTTTTTCACGGGCCTGATCGTGTATGCCTGGCAGGTGCACAATCTGAAAGACTGCGGCTGTTTCGGGAAAGTCCCCATGACGCCGCCGGAGGCGATTGCAAAGAACCTGGTGTTATTGGCCCTGACCGCCCTGGCCTGGTATGGCCTGGAGGCGGGGGACAAGGTTGCGGCTCCCGTGGCCAGAATCAAGCTACGCACCCTCGGGCCCATCGTGCTGGCCCTGCTGGTCTGCCTGGTCGCCTTTCCCCAGGTGGGCGGTACCTTCGAGGCGGAAAACGATGGGCCGGTCGCGCCCGCCCCGGAACTGCCGACGGCCGCCGCCCAACCCGCCGACGAGGTCGGAGTTTTCGCCGCTTACCGTATTGTCCCCGAATATGGAGATACCATAGACCTGGCCCAGGGGGACTATCTCGTCGCCCTGCTGAGCATGACCTGCGAGCACTGCATGGGGGAAGTACCCCAGATCAACGACTACACGAACCAGGAGACCCTCCCGCGCGTGGTGGCCATCTGCCTGGAACCCGAGGAGGGCAGCATGCGGAACTTCCAGGATCTGACCGGTCCGCTGTTTCCCATGCACTCCGTGGGCAACGACATGCTGACTTGGGCGAAGATCTGCAGCGGCGTTCCGCCCCAGCTCTGTCTTGTTCGCGACGGGGTGGTATTGAAGACCTGGAAGGACAAGATGCCGCCCTCGGAGGAGATAGTGGCGGCGCTTGGGGAGGGGGTAAGTGAGGAAACTGCGGAAGCTGCGCAAGGGGCCGAATCGGGAGCACTTTGATACTTTGCATAATTTACAACGGTTTGTTATCATCTCCCGGCTGTGTAACGATGGGCGGTCTGTGAAGAGCAGCGGATGCCAACTTCGTATGTCGCACTTGTATGCAGTGTGGATTCATTCAAGTTTACATGTTGAAGGTAGTTTGTAGTAACGGGAATGTCCCTCCCAGGCGGCCTGTCTGGCCTGAGCGCCCGGCACGCCGTACTCCCAACCATACGAAAGGCCTCATTCTGTGTCTGTAGTTATTGAAACGAAGGGACTATCTAAGATCTACGAGAGTTCCTTCCGTGGGCAGGATGTCCACGCATTGAAGGAGCTCGATCTCAGCGTGCGCGCGGGCGAGATCTTTGCCTACCTCGGACCCAACGGTTCGGGCAAAACCACCACCATCAAGATGCTGCTGGGCCTGATCTTCCCGACGGGCGGCTCCATCGAGATCCTCGGACAGACCGATATCACATCGGCCAAGGTGCGCCGGAATATCGGGTATCTGCCTGAAGGGGCCTATTACCCCGACTTCCTTCGGGGCGAGGAAATTCTCCGATACTACGGCCAGCTCTACGGCCTTCGTGGCGCGGAGTTGACCCGGCGCATCGACGAGGTGCTGGAGGAAGTGGGCATGACCCACGCCCGCAGGCGTCTGCTGCGGGGCTATTCCAAGGGCATGCGCCAGCGCATCGGCCTGGCCCAGGCCCTCATCAGCGATCCTCAGATCCTGATTCTGGACGAACCCACCACGGGCCTGGACCCCATCGCGCGCAAGGAGATGCGCGACATCCTCGCCCGCCTTCGCGATCGGGGCAAGACCCTGATGATCTCCAGTCACGAATTGCTGGAAGTGGAACTGATCAGTGATCGCGCGGGTATTCTCTATCAGGGTGAGCTCCAGAAGCTGGGCACCATCGACGAACTCCTTACCGATCGCGACGTTACGATCATGGTGGAAGGGGCCTCGGAGGATGTGTTGAGCAAGCTGGCGGGCCGGGGAATCACGGCCGAAGACAAGGTGGAGGGCAAGCTCGTCCTCCGCGTGCCCAACGACCTGAGCGTCTACGACGCCCTGGCGCTGTGCAAGGACCACGCCCTGAACCTCCTGAGCGTGGCCCCCCGTCGTGAAACCCTGGAAGAACTCTTCGTCCGTACCGTCGGCGAAGCACAAAATCGGAGTAAAGCCTGATGTCGGCTGTATTGGATTATATGCGCGGGCCTTGGTGCATCGCTGTTTATACGTGGCGTGAAGGTATCCGCAAGAAGACCCTGGTGGGTTTCCTCATCTTGAGCTTGCTCGTCATTTTCGGCGCGAGTTTCATGTCCGCGTTCCTCGATCAAACCACGGTCGGCAACGCCGAAACCGATCTGGACCTTAAACTTATCAAAGATATCTGCGTGACGACGATTTCGATCTTCGGCATGCTGATCACCATCTTCATTTCCGCCTCCGTGGTGCCCAATGAAGTGGAAAACAAGGTCATCTACACCGTGCTCTCCAAGCCGGTTCGCCGCATGCAGTACCTGCTGGGCAAGTTCATGGGCGTACAGATGATCGTACTCGCCAATCTCCTCTTG
Above is a genomic segment from Candidatus Hydrogenedentota bacterium containing:
- a CDS encoding ABC transporter ATP-binding protein gives rise to the protein MSVVIETKGLSKIYESSFRGQDVHALKELDLSVRAGEIFAYLGPNGSGKTTTIKMLLGLIFPTGGSIEILGQTDITSAKVRRNIGYLPEGAYYPDFLRGEEILRYYGQLYGLRGAELTRRIDEVLEEVGMTHARRRLLRGYSKGMRQRIGLAQALISDPQILILDEPTTGLDPIARKEMRDILARLRDRGKTLMISSHELLEVELISDRAGILYQGELQKLGTIDELLTDRDVTIMVEGASEDVLSKLAGRGITAEDKVEGKLVLRVPNDLSVYDALALCKDHALNLLSVAPRRETLEELFVRTVGEAQNRSKA
- a CDS encoding 6-phosphogluconolactonase, whose amino-acid sequence is MTIAVRDFDSKADLLTAMEALMRETLTRTSDTRFALMISGGNTPLPVYAAIAAAPVLASPNACIMFADDRHVPVDSPENNYGNARAMIDALALKPGNTLRIYPEFSLEESADRYDIDLRTFLKSGGTIPVALLGLGADGHTCSLFNDDDLERCEGRLAAPAYKSTPPDRVTVSPELLSRCGRVIFVAAGEDKRAMIQALVEKPLTITAGKAVAGCNSVEIWRA
- a CDS encoding DUF481 domain-containing protein, translated to MAHSFRIRLDKVLRGLLVVCAMGLAGVAHADLLVTASGESLSGELTRVKDGILVFRTSLKGQMMLPMSEVKSLATESVWVVTETGGAVHIGRFVAEGVEESAGEGAAPRISNFPLTAVDSARPAPRQGSGTEPADTGWSGEVGGGVRAFEGTRDGVAPQLRLGLKNRGDQINTSLQLNFDADGEDTLPSYFKGSFDITESTEESWAPFVQALVERNTNEALQIRTGLTVGMRYRFDASSGAALEGLAGIGVGYGEWGGKYLDRSRPIKSVGDRDQSELNVTLGLRYSRSIWGGAEWSSGVFLQPSLTDADDFRAGAASSVVYPVTNRLHLRLEMLMNYDHQPELSALDQMDTSVGASIELNF
- the zwf gene encoding glucose-6-phosphate dehydrogenase; the protein is MTQTIERSHPLAVVVIGASGDLALKKIFPALFALYCQDLLPDTFHIVGFARSPMSHEEFRNRVEERLTCRYVPGEKCDERMQNFLARCTYVSGNYDSPESFQQLHAELDKLDPGRMENRIFYMAIPPFLFLDVAHALRDAQLVSQGSDSNWSRVVIEKPFGSDRASSDALTHSMCQVFNEAQTYRIDHYLGKEVIQNLLVLRFANLIFDPIWNRNHIKNVRITWTENLSLEGRAGYFDQYGIIRDVMQNHLLQMLSLVAMEQPVALNSTYVRDEKVKALRAVKPLTLDDLVVAQYTAGVSGGRQHFGYLEEKGTPPDSITPTYAAAVLQVNSRRWAGVPFLLRAGKGLDDSKTEIRIRFRSMPGNIFADAAKGLPNNELVITVQPDAGLTLRIVNRVPGLGIRLDETKLDLRYASAFEGTIPDAYESLILDVIQGDKSLFIRADELEAAWDIFTPVLHELEAKRVKPETYPFGSHGPEAANALAARFNASW